A window of Pangasianodon hypophthalmus isolate fPanHyp1 chromosome 29, fPanHyp1.pri, whole genome shotgun sequence genomic DNA:
GAAAAATGGAGTCACTGAGAGCAATCACACGATATAACAGATCAGGTTTGGAGATCAGGAGTGGTCTCGTCCCCAGCAAGGCTTTAATTACTGTAAAGCCCCTGAGAACATGATTTCAAGTGTTTAAAAACATTGAGATGCTAAAGATCTGTCATTTAGTAAGCATATACCAATGGAGGATTcaagaaatatttatattacatcacTCATCCTCAGTAACCACGTttactggtcagggttgctgtggatcCGCTGATCCCAGGAATACCAGGCATGacctgggaatacaccctggaagggaTGCCACaacatcgcagggcaccatggacacactcacacacactcacacacactcacacatactggTTTTTAAGTCTTACGAGGACTTTGCCGGCCAAACCAGTTGAAACGTGGTTTAAGGGGACCCACCTTTCCCTTTGTGCTACAGCAATGCCGTAAACATCAAaaaatttggtttttttttagcaagacaAATTTCACTTCAGATTTCTTCTACGCAAAATTAAACTCTTAAACACAAGACCTGACATTATGGTTGCATATAAGGACCGTCTGAGAAGCTCCCGCCTCCGACAGAATTGGTACTTATAAGGTCACACCGCTTTATCGGGACATCAgtttaacaatacacaaaaaaagactttacaCTGTATTAGAAGGACAGGCATGTTTTATTGGTACTCgacttaacacaaacacaaacatgaccaCATGGTGATTTACCGGGTCACCTGTGACTTAACAGAACAAGTCCTTCTATACAACAATTACAGAACATTAAGCAACTCAGGTTAGGGATACTACAACTGAGCACTTAAAAAACAtaactgttaactgttaacataatttttaactctgttaaatacagtcccctctgaaaagcaagttcaattatattgtttttcctaTACCTAGACATCTGGGTTTAAGATCAAATGACGAATATAAAATGATAGctcagaattttagctttttttcctgatatttacatatagattttttaaacattttattttcaagtgatgaagtatgttggaacatgtgactggtgtttcttgttgcccaggtgtatCCTGTTAAATTGATAGTTTAAAGAATTAGTAGCTATGAACAGCTACTCTTGTTTTGAGCGATGTATATGGGATGTATGTATGCTGGCTTGATACAGTTATTGCAAGTAAGGGATatgaaccaaatattaagtgctgtttaatttactttaagagaaTTTGTGCCTATaccaaaaggtgccatgttttaatctgtgtaacacagatataaaaatcaggaaatgaaagctgaaattctaaaccatcatctcatattcatcttttgacctcaaacccaaacgtcttcagtgtatagcaaaaacagactAATTGAGCTTGCTGTTCCGTTACTTTCAGAGGAACCTTTATGTAGCAtcccttgcccatttttcctgcttctaacacatcaacacaGAGAACTGACTGTTATACCAATATATCCCAACCCTCAACAAATGCCATCGtagagaaataatcaatgttattcacttcacctttcaCTGGTTGTTATGTCTGATTGGTGTATACAACACGtatcaaaagaatcaattagATTGTGATGTTTAAAATTGTGAACCTTATAGCCAGCTTATTGCACATAAAACAGCAGGTGCTCTATGGGACATGGGCAAAGCATCTGTGTTTGAGactaaacaaacaagtatataaatatgcacatCATACAACCATAAAGACTGGGAGATATGATGACATATACttttgtttcaaattaaaaataggtaaaacaaaaatgataattatgagttatatgactaaaataaaagtcaaaacCACATATATAACTTGGAAAATACAACCAGAACATCCAGCTTTGGCTTCTTTTGGTGGGTGATCCTTCTGCATCCCTGTAAGAAGAGATTACCACATTATTCAGCACACAAACAGTGTGGACTGATCATGACCAAAACAATTGGGCATGTAACACATCAATATGTTAGAAAAACCTACCAATCTGCACTGGTGCACTCATAGACACATTCATATTCTCACTTTCAGTGCCATTCTCAGATTCACTTCCATCAGTTTAGCCAGGAGAACTAAATGAACACCACGGTAGGGTCAGGGTTTTGGGTTTGGCAGCCATGGCAGAGTCTACATTCCCACACCAGATATCTCCTGGGGTTTGGAAGCTTTTAAGTGCAATGAAAGAAGATGACGTTGCCTCTGTAGTACGCAATGACTTTTGTAATTTCTAATCCATCAgtagtttttcttattttcagtacAAGAAATTACAGATGACTGAAGACACTCCTCAGCTTCATCCACTTTAGCTTTGCCCTCTGCCATTAATGATTCCTCAACATCTCCATGTAAATCACTTCCACCAGCTCCCTCTCTTACTTCCAACAGTTGCTGGCTTGCAGATGTTCCAGTGACTGTTGTTGGCAGCATTAAACTGTCTGATGCACTGCCTAAAACTGCAACTTTTGACGTTCTGTAGGTCTCAGACACTTGCTTACCCTGAACTTTGCTTGAAAGATTATCTGAGGTTTGTGTATAGCTCGCTTCACTGTCATAATCTACATCAGTCAACTGCTCCTCATAAAGTAAACCAACTTCTTCTCTGGCCTTAACACACACTTTGCCCTTGCTTGCACCTTCAGGATTCAACTTGGCAATCTGGGAATAAATAGCCTTTCGTTTCTCCATATTCAAGGGGCATTCTCCTTGTAACTCTACTGAACTCTCAGATTCACTGTCTGACTCTGACTGTGGCACATATTCTTCATCTAGTGATTCATCCTCACCAGTACTTACTCTCTAGTACCAGAAAACAAACGATCACTAGAAATTGCACTTGCAAATgactaaaatttatataatgaattataaatgcaCTCACCCATGATAGTGACTCATTCTTAATAAGTTTTACAAAGCAGGACTTGTGCCAAAAACAATTGCAgactgcaaaagagagagaagtaaataagtaagaatgTAAGACTTCAATAcacataaaactaaaaacaccacaACTGTTGCCTTAACTCAATATAAAAAGATGAAGCttagaattttattaataattttcaaacCTTATGAATTTATGAGACCAGGACCACTGTCTGGAAACAATGGGCCAATTGGACAAACCATACCAGTTATAAATTAACTGCCATCTTAAATACTGTAAAGTACATTACTGACCTTTGCATCTCAGACCAATCCATATGAGTGATGCTACAGGTCCAACACATGCTGCACATTTGTTCATGCTCGAAACAGTTGTGAAGACCATTTCATGTTTACAATTCTGTGAATAGAATTAATAAAACTCATTTGACATCACAACCAAAAATATTTGTCTAAAAGTAACTCTAGTGGAGGAATAACATGGAAagcaaaatccatttatttgatGTTAGATGATGTGCACTTTGGGCATTTTCACaactcaaatacaaatacagacaaaaagagcATGCCTGTTAGAGGTTTTACTCTTGACTTTATATAACAAAAGCTGAGgtgacaaaatattaaaactgtaTCTGGATATTCTAGATACTGCATCAGCATTCTCTTTCACACgtcttcattttaattctgGATGTGTTTAAGTATGAGGCAATGgtgacaaaaaaagcaaaatgtatgtttttaaaacgaatcaaaaatgatcaaaataactgataaatatAGGTTTTGATAGCAGAACATGTTGCTCACTAATGTGATATTCGACATAGTGTATGAATGGCTTTGGtcattacacatacagtagatatttgaaattatgcaacatgaaataaattatacaaataatgaaggaaattattgatgatgtattCCATAGAAATATCATAAGCCAGAAATAATGTCTATCCAGCAAacttactttttctgttttctcacttGGTGCTATTGTATCTTTTTCCTCAGGCCCAGATTGCTCCTTCACAATGGTAATCTGAAATATTAGACAACAAAATGTTAAGGTTACAGATTAACCAGGCTAGGAGTATTTTCTggcaaacaccaaacaccattttcatgaattaaaatgttacaccGAGTGGGTGGTGGGTACAAAAGTTAGTGTCACATTCAAGATCCAAAAGggcaatacaatttttaaacctattttgGTTCAAACATGCATTAGCTTTAACTAATGGTGTTTTCCATGCAAACTACACCATTAAATAGGCAACAGTAGTCTACAACAAATGTGCTATGCATCAGTTCCTtgacactcacactatactatgtccagttacattttctgacatgtcTGACCTCCAACAGCTCTCTGCATGCATGTATCAGGCACACTTTACTCTCGCACTCGACTTTATGACTATTTGATATACAGGAAGTGTatccaaaaaaaattgaagacaTCAAAAAAACTCCATTCTCATTCCAAACATCAGACAGGCAGGGCAGCTATAGTGTCTTTCTAACCAGTTTAGTGACATTAGCAGGCAATGGCTATCCTTTTGGACATAATTAATCAGAAGATGATCTCAAAAttaccttttctgtctcctttCTTGGAACCTCAGGCTCCATCTTGTCCTTTATAGTCGTCAGCACTGTTGTAACCTCAGTAATGGTTCCAGCTgtattctaaaaacaaaaataacaagagaTTTCTATGATGATAAACCAGCACCCAAGTCAGATcaatacacatttacagtgcaCCACTCCCAGTGACTCTGAAGAGGCAGATAAATACCTAATAATGTATATGGTGTTCATGATATAGcttcacaaagtgaagtccCTCGAGACCATGTTTCTGTCAGAcgctttacacacagctgctgatgtgCATTTACTATCACATGTCTACAAGGTCCCATTAATACCCAGTGTACTGATAAACCAGTGCTGTGCCACACACAAGCTGATGAACACAGAGTCATCATATAAATCAATACTGTCCTCATATACCATGTACTagtcaaacacactgacacacactaatattCCTCTGGTAGAGGATCCTTATAGCATAGTTCCTAAAGGTTCTCATTAGACACAGTGTTCTCATAAAACAGGTCTCAGCCatacacatcacatacacacactaactacattcTTAATATAGTGCCTACAACTGCAGACACTTCTATCTCTGTGCTCAAGAAATGTTTCCAGTGCGaggagcagctcacagacacacttcacTATTACAGTGCACCAGTCCCAGTGACTTTAAACAGACAGTGTACTGTGATTAAAAACTCCCTCAAACTCCGCAAACTGCACAGAACAATTAGGGAGATAATTAATCAGATGATGATTTCTACAatttaccttttctgtctctcctcctggaacatcagtctccaacttgtccatcacagacgtcagctctgatgtaacctcagtgacggctccagctatattctaaaaacagacatcacaaaacatttttctcatttcacaattgttacacacacacacagtattcccaAGAAGAATTTGGAATCAgcgattttctgtaacagttgtgCTGGAAGTTTCCAACGAGTTTCAATCAACAAATTTTCAGTTCATCCACAGTAGCGCATCAGCTGTCTTCCATCACTGCATCTCTCAAATGCTCTATagggtttaggtcagggctctgggaaGTGTTCATAtgtgcactgtatatacagtatagtagggAAGATCACTGTATAGATGGTATACTATTTATACCCATATAATGAACATCCATCAGTGACAATGATGCCCgtaaaaacagtgctgtagcTGATTAACTCATAACTGCACCCCACACACTGTaacgtgtgtgtcactgctgtactcACGGTAGACCACATATATACTCAGTGCTGCTCCTATAATGGTCCCCTACTACTGAGGGATGAGaatataacacactgcacatagtAAAAGGAATGAACTCTAGTCAGTAACTATACATCTATTAAATGCCAATTTAAGATAATGTATGTGGTGTACATGATATAGcttcacaaagtgaagtccCTCGAGACCAGGTTTGTGTCAGatgctttacacacagctgctgatgtgCATTTACTATCACATGTCTACAAGGTCCCTTTAATACCCAGTGTACTGATAAACCACTGCTGTGCCACACACAAGCTGATAGGGGGATCAttaatcaaaacatgatttctatagtttaccttttctgtctctcctcccagAACATCAGTCTCCAACTTGTCCATCACAGACGTCAGCTCTGACGTAACCTCAGTGACGGCTCCAGCTATAttctaaaaacagacatcataaaacatttattattaataaaaccaaattttCAATACTTATTATTCAAGCTTGTAAATTGGGTATAGAATTGTATATGTAAAATCAACaggttttaattcattatatatttctgtaaatgacCTGTTCTGTTTGGTTGATGGCTGCCTGGGTATCTTCGGTCACAGGGGTAAAGGGGTCTGCCTCAGAAACAGCCTACAGAACAGGTTAAAGAGCAAGACGAAAGGCATGTATTAAAACTGGAGCACTGCTTGGTTTCAGCAGACCATGTTAGCCATCTTCCAATTCTTTCACTGACTACAGGATACCTGGTGCTGTGACAGAGACTGATTGTCTTTCACCCTCCTGGCCTCACTCAATGCCATAGTGCTGTTTTCCTCTGGTGGCAGTTGGTGTTCTTCAGCTACAATCTGTGAAGATTTGTTAGGACAGTGTAAAATATTGGGAATATAATTAGATGATTGTAGCATGTAATGATTTGTAAGTTATGTTTGCACCGGCATGTTTAAGCGTGGCCCAATAACACTGAATAGTTCAATCTTCAATACCTTATTTCTCCAAGGCAACTCAGAATTGCCATAATCGTATGTGATTTCTTCTCCAGGGTCGATGCTCCTAGTcgcaaataaacacagatgagGCTTTCCCtctacagtgattattttcattttgctgtttgggcTGATGTGGTCATCATTGACAAGTCTCCCAAGGGAACCATCTTCTCTGGAAGCATCGACACTGAAGCATGATATAAGACAACACATAACATCTTGTGGCTGCACAGAAGACCTTTTCAAAACTTTATGCATTAGCAtgatcttacagaaaacattatatGAAGAACAATGCAATGTTATACATACCATAAGAGTCTTCCATTGAAACGGAATTCATACATGAACGCTTTCATGGCATCGTGATATAACTTCTGTCGTCGTTCACATTCAGCTTTGTTTATGAGTTGTCCTCTGTACTCCAAAAGAAAATCTCCCttatcaaaatgaacacaactGAATACTCCACGTCCTGTATGAGAAAGCACAACACCTGTTAGTCCAGTGTTTATTCAAACTGAGCAGCACATCTGCAGTGTTCTCTAACATCCTGATGCTcctaaataagaataataattttttaaacaaaaaaaataacaaagaatgACATATTAAGACTTacctataaatgaatttatatatttcacatcAAATCCCTCCTTGTCTTTGGCAGCAGATGTGAAATATTCAGCCTCCTGTTTGGGattgtctctcctcctcctcctcagcttcATCTCACACAGTCTGTACACCGGACGCTGTGTGTCCACGCACAACTCATCCTTAGTACTTTAGTTCATTTAGTTTATACTTAAGTTTGAAGCCTTAAAACACTTTGGCCTGTATATAagttattgttatataaatgtaaagcaaTGTAAATTTCCTGTGAGCCTACCGAGGGCTCCATCAGTGATGCtgagggatgtgctgttactctGCTGTGACGTCACCgcagcaccagcacacacagctgataaacaaaccacaccactctcatttatatactatatataaaaatatataataaacatatatataataaatatatatagttatttaaaGGTGCGAACTAGCTTATTTACGAGGCGTGTAGAGACTGTCAGGGGTCAGAGAGAGTAAAACCCGCAGCTGCAGCATgataaaatgttagtgttaaatcGCGCGCCCCCGACGCGCGCCCCCGACACGCACTACAGCGGCGcgagctaacaggaagtgatgcagcCAAACTAAGCAACTGCAGCTAACTAACAGTTAATAGAGTTCGCTCcgggattaataaaataacaccgaAATAAACACTTCTCCAGTCTCcatgctgtttgttgtttacCGGTTGTTGCTTGTGTTCAGCTAACGCAGGCCACTCGAAACcatttgagctacaaaccaTACACCCGCACTGTGTTCCGGAAGAGATGATTTAAAGATCAGCGATGTCgcacattagcattaaatatcattagCAACGCTACCATGCTAATTTACCGATATTTCccgtttatattaattaaaccaaattcaCATAAACCATAACCTACACTTAaactcattcattaaaaatacatttgccaAGTTTTTAAAGTAGAGAATTCTGTGATTATTATGGTAACTAGCAGGATTTTTAAGATATACTCATTAGACTAAACATGTACCCCATTCTCATGagcataatcatttattttttaatctgaatatgtataaactaaagtaaacgtgcattttgcaatataatcatataaagtacatttaataaagtgtataaagttaaTTCTCATAcctgttttttaaagattgacGTATTATGAGTTCCGCATGATGACGCGCTGCACATAGAGAAACTCCGCCCACAAACCGAGACACGTGACATGAATGACATCGgccgcagccaatcagagcgcgaATTAGGCGAGTCAGCGGTAGCCAATCAGAAGGCTCAaattttgtgtgagtgtgtaagttgGTGCAATACCAAGACCAGACTAAAGGGGGCGCTATATTAAATTCCGAGTTAACACTGTGTAAAGTCAGTTTCAGGGGTATGTGGTGTAAGTGGACTTCGACCGAAACTTTGAATTTTAGCTTCTCTTacttagatatatatagatatattagaGGAATTATGGGGACACTGTCCCTGTCCTCATAATTCCAAATGTCCCCGTAGTGTCGGTACGTAATCAGGTCAAAAGTCCTCATAAGCCACAAAAaccaacgcacacacactcacacacactcacacacactcacacacactcacagcggTAATTTAGCATctccaatccacctacctgcatgttttttagaggttggaggaaactggagaacccacagAGACCTGGGAAGAACATGTGGAACTCTGCACAGATGCTAACCCCAGTGCACATTACAGTACAAGGGGTCTGTTAGGAGTCTGTCATACTTAATCAGAGTGCAAAAGATGTAGCATACCTGCATGCCTCTCAATCAGCTCTTTCATCGGAACAGACATCTCCTCCTCCACGGTGCAGGGGTTATTCACATGACCGGAGATGTTGAAGAGCTTTGTGCCGGAGTTCCTCTCTCTGCCGAAACTGGCAAACCATGAGCCACCGCGACGGCAGATAGTTGGGGCTACAGACACCGTTTCTACATTCGCAACAGTTGTTGGGCAACCAAACACTCCTGCAAGAAGACAGTTAACAAATATCAAGTTTCCACACTACACATTCCACACTGATCTACACCATCGGTTTTAATGTTATTCCATCCTCCATGCATATGCAAAGTCAGTTCCTGTTGGCTTTGTATTTGTCTTGCTCTCCTGTGTGCTGCTCTACTCCACCTGCTAGCTACACTTACTGTCCTAAAATCCTGTGTGCGGAAGCAGGGCTTAACCTTACCTCTCAGTCTGGTGCTGATGTACATGAGTAAGCATAATCTCTGGATGTGTTCTGGATATAGCACAGGAAAGACATGCTGCTATAATAGATCCTACAAAAGCTGTTACATACAAATTGGACGATCTAAATACGTAATACAGGAAACGTAtcaatttaaaaattcaaaatgacgTCTCCAGTATTCAGAGCAAGAAGTAAATACTTCTCGTGATAGTGAACTTGGGACACAAACTGTACAACTGTACtcaagtaaatgttttttttgttgttgtttttttttttaaataaataaattagtctGTCGGTTTTGGTTTGTTGTGTGACAGaatgtctctccctctctgcagAATCACACATTTAGTAATGTTACTAACTTCTAAGCTACTGTTATAAAAGCGGCCAAATGGAGGTGATGATCAGTGAGAGTGAGTTAAATTCACAACATATCAGAATTCATTCTTACCCACGTCAGCAGGAAAAGGCGGCTTTGTTTACCCTCAATGGACTCGATCAGAGCTGTTTCCTCTCCGCAGATGTAAGCCCCAGCGCCGCGCATCACAAACACGTCAAAGTCGTAGCCAGAGCCGCAGGCGTTCTTTCCAATCAGCCCTGCTCCATACGCCTCGTTAATGGCAACCTGGGGAGAAAGAGATgaacacaaacatttctttaaacagTCTCTTTAATATTTCAAACTACGTTCTCCAAACGCCATGAACACTCTCCGAAACTGACAGTTGTGCTGGATTGATCTTATAAGGTATCATGAGCAGCAGATACATGCAACATGAGAGAGATTTGTAAAACAAGGAAAAATGagattgttttaa
This region includes:
- the LOC117597360 gene encoding inactive histone-lysine N-methyltransferase 2E-like isoform X2, whose protein sequence is MSFMSRVSVCGRSFSMCSASSCGTHNTSIFKKQRPVYRLCEMKLRRRRRDNPKQEAEYFTSAAKDKEGFDVKYINSFIGRGVFSCVHFDKGDFLLEYRGQLINKAECERRQKLYHDAMKAFMYEFRFNGRLLCVDASREDGSLGRLVNDDHISPNSKMKIITVEGKPHLCLFATRSIDPGEEITYDYGNSELPWRNKIVAEEHQLPPEENSTMALSEARRVKDNQSLSQHQAVSEADPFTPVTEDTQAAINQTEQNIAGAVTEVTSELTSVMDKLETDVLGGETEKNIAGAVTEVTSELTSVMDKLETDVPGGETEKNTAGTITEVTTVLTTIKDKMEPEVPRKETEKITIVKEQSGPEEKDTIAPSEKTEKNCKHEMVFTTVSSMNKCAACVGPVASLIWIGLRCKVCNCFWHKSCFVKLIKNESLSWLPNPRRYLVWECRLCHGCQTQNPDPTVVFI
- the LOC117597360 gene encoding inactive histone-lysine N-methyltransferase 2E-like isoform X4, whose protein sequence is MEPSRPVYRLCEMKLRRRRRDNPKQEAEYFTSAAKDKEGFDVKYINSFIGRGVFSCVHFDKGDFLLEYRGQLINKAECERRQKLYHDAMKAFMYEFRFNGRLLCVDASREDGSLGRLVNDDHISPNSKMKIITVEGKPHLCLFATRSIDPGEEITYDYGNSELPWRNKIVAEEHQLPPEENSTMALSEARRVKDNQSLSQHQAVSEADPFTPVTEDTQAAINQTEQNIAGAVTEVTSELTSVMDKLETDVLGGETEKNIAGAVTEVTSELTSVMDKLETDVPGGETEKNTAGTITEVTTVLTTIKDKMEPEVPRKETEKITIVKEQSGPEEKDTIAPSEKTEKNCKHEMVFTTVSSMNKCAACVGPVASLIWIGLRCKVCNCFWHKSCFVKLIKNESLSWVSAFIIHYINFSHLQVQFLVIVCFLVLESKYW
- the LOC117597360 gene encoding inactive histone-lysine N-methyltransferase 2E-like isoform X3, whose protein sequence is MSFMSRVSVCGRSFSMCSASSCGTHNTSIFKKQRPVYRLCEMKLRRRRRDNPKQEAEYFTSAAKDKEGFDVKYINSFIGRGVFSCVHFDKGDFLLEYRGQLINKAECERRQKLYHDAMKAFMYEFRFNGRLLCVDASREDGSLGRLVNDDHISPNSKMKIITVEGKPHLCLFATRSIDPGEEITYDYGNSELPWRNKIVAEEHQLPPEENSTMALSEARRVKDNQSLSQHQAVSEADPFTPVTEDTQAAINQTEQNIAGAVTEVTSELTSVMDKLETDVLGGETEKNIAGAVTEVTSELTSVMDKLETDVPGGETEKNTAGTITEVTTVLTTIKDKMEPEVPRKETEKITIVKEQSGPEEKDTIAPSEKTEKNCKHEMVFTTVSSMNKCAACVGPVASLIWIGLRCKVCNCFWHKSCFVKLIKNESLSWGCRRITHQKKPKLDVLVVFSKLYMWF
- the LOC117597360 gene encoding inactive histone-lysine N-methyltransferase 2E-like isoform X1, whose amino-acid sequence is MSFMSRVSVCGRSFSMCSASSCGTHNTSIFKKQRPVYRLCEMKLRRRRRDNPKQEAEYFTSAAKDKEGFDVKYINSFIGRGVFSCVHFDKGDFLLEYRGQLINKAECERRQKLYHDAMKAFMYEFRFNGRLLCVDASREDGSLGRLVNDDHISPNSKMKIITVEGKPHLCLFATRSIDPGEEITYDYGNSELPWRNKIVAEEHQLPPEENSTMALSEARRVKDNQSLSQHQAVSEADPFTPVTEDTQAAINQTEQNIAGAVTEVTSELTSVMDKLETDVLGGETEKNIAGAVTEVTSELTSVMDKLETDVPGGETEKNTAGTITEVTTVLTTIKDKMEPEVPRKETEKITIVKEQSGPEEKDTIAPSEKTEKNCKHEMVFTTVSSMNKCAACVGPVASLIWIGLRCKVCNCFWHKSCFVKLIKNESLSWVSAFIIHYINFSHLQVQFLVIVCFLVLESKYW